In Malus sylvestris chromosome 15, drMalSylv7.2, whole genome shotgun sequence, a single genomic region encodes these proteins:
- the LOC126605843 gene encoding uncharacterized protein LOC126605843, with translation MSKSKKQLMSSAPWRVEEEAEDEFPEGKLKVTSQPGSTPTMHVPRKKTKRSQDQDDQDSLTEIDPELRYSFQRNFQFLQRVFSIDTVVKPLPPAMAYNVSRNLNFFTRIFTQFFDPEGIANAQKSLGLGQEEKVRKVR, from the exons ATGTCGAAGTCGAAGAAGCAGTTGATGTCTTCAGCTCCGTGGAGGGTGGAAGAAGAGGCGGAGGATGAATTCCCAGAAGGGAAGCTTAAGGTGACGAGTCAGCCAGGTTCGACTCCAACCATGCACGTCCCTCGCAAGAAAACCAAGCGCTCTCAGGACCAAGACGATCAAGATTCTCTCACGGAGATCGATCCTGAGCTCCGCTACAGCTTCCAGCGCAACTTTCAG TTCCTTCAACGGGTGTTCAGCATTGATACTGTCGTGAAACCTCTTCCTCCCGCCATGGCATACAATGTCTCCCGCAACTTGAACTTCTTCACTCGTATTTTCACACAGTTCTTTG ATCCTGAAGGTATTGCAAATGCGCAAAAATCACTTGGGCTAGGACAGGAAGAAAAAGTTCGTAAAGTTCGTTGA
- the LOC126601988 gene encoding GDSL esterase/lipase At1g71691-like encodes MARHLPSSSIRLFSVVILVMVVLEAGEVWCQDVNSSSPSASGGGRRLLSETVPAMFIFGDSLIDNGNNNDLPSFAKANYFPYGIDFNGGPTGRFSNGYTMVDEIAELLGLPLIPAHSEASGDQMRHGVNYASAAAGILDDTGRNFVGRIPFSEQIRNFQNTLDQITDNLGADDAARSIAKCIYFVGMGSNDYLNNYLMPNYPTRNQYNAQQYADLLAQEYTQQLTRLYNLGARKFVIAGLGRMGCIPSILAQNPSGTCSDEVNRLVLPFNTNVKTMINNLNTNLPGSKFIYVDIARMFEDMLLNSRSYGFSVANRGCCGIGRNRGQVTCLPFQTPCPNRDQYIFWDAFHPTSAVNIIIGRKAFSGDRTEVYPMNVQQLATLDLEMNQ; translated from the exons ATGGCTAGGCACCTTCCAAGTAGCAGTATTAGGTTGTTCTCTGTGGTTATTTTGGTGATGGTGGTACTGGAAGCTGGAGAAGTTTGGTGCCAAGACGTGAACTCATCATCACCGTCAGCCAGTGGCGGTGGGAGGAGATTGTTGTCAGAAACGGTGCCTGCCATGTTTATATTTGGAGACTCTCTAATTGACAATGGGAATAACAACGACCTTCCGTCATTTGCCAAGGCTAACTATTTCCCTTATGGCATTGATTTCAATGGCGGTCCTACTGGCCGTTTTTCCAATGGTTACACCATGGTTGATGAAATAG CTGAACTGCTAGGACTTCCCTTAATTCCTGCTCACTCTGAAGCTTCTGGTGATCAAATGCGCCATGGAGTCAATTATGCATCTGCAGCTGCTGGAATCCTTGATGACACTGGCAGAAACTTT GTGGGAAGAATACCTTTTAgtgaacaaataaggaactttCAGAATACACTTGATCAGATAACAGACAATCTTGGTGCTGATGATGCTGCTCGATCGATTGCCAAGTGCATCTACTTCGTTGGAATGGGCAGCAATGACTACCTAAACAATTACCTTATGCCCAACTATCCAACTAGGAATCAGTACAATGCCCAACAATATGCTGATCTCTTGGCTCAAGAATATACACAGCAGCTCACT AGACTTTACAATCTTGGCGCCCGAAAATTTGTCATTGCTGGATTAGGGAGAATGGGTTGCATTCCAAGTATTTTGGCACAAAATCCAAGTGGAACCTGCTCGGATGAAGTGAATCGCCTTGTTCTACCTTTTAATACAAATGTGAAGACAATGATCAACAATCTTAATACCAACTTACCAGGCTCAAAGTTCATTTACGTAGACATTGCTCGTATGTTTGAAGACATGCTCCTCAATTCTAGATCCTATG GATTCAGCGTTGCAAATCGCGGATGCTGCGGTATTGGGCGTAACAGAGGCCAAGTTACATGTCTTCCTTTCCAAACACCATGCCCAAATCGAGACCAATATATCTTCTGGGATGCATTCCACCCGACATCAGCGGTGAACATCATAATTGGGAGGAAAGCTTTCAGCGGGGACCGTACCGAGGTTTATCCCATGAACGTACAGCAGCTTGCCACTCTTGACCTTGAAATGAACCAGTAG